The Candidatus Sphingomonas colombiensis genome contains the following window.
CGTTCATATCGAACCTCCAAATACTCATACTGCGGTCCGCCAGACCAACGCACGATGGTGCGACCGTGTTGCCTTTGCTAGGCGAGTCGGGCTGAATGGGGCCGGAATATGACATTCACCCCCGGTTTAGGTGAGCGACGATGGCGTATTGGCTGCTGAAATCGGAACCCGAGAGCTATTCGTGGGACGATCTGGTGAACGACGGCGCCACCGAGTGGAACGGCGTGCGCAATCATGCCGCGGCCGCGCACCTGCGCGCGATGCGCCCCGGCGACCGCGCGCTGATCTACCATAGCGGCAAGGACAAAGCGGCCGTCGGCATCGCCGAAGTAACGCGCGGCCCACAGAAAGATGGCGAGGAAGGCAATTGGGTATCGGT
Protein-coding sequences here:
- a CDS encoding EVE domain-containing protein, whose translation is MAYWLLKSEPESYSWDDLVNDGATEWNGVRNHAAAAHLRAMRPGDRALIYHSGKDKAAVGIAEVTRGPQKDGEEGNWVSVAIKPVAPLPAPVTLAAMKAEPALANLPMLRQSRLSVSPVGNTEWTIITAPPKG